TGCGGTGACTAAAATAGTCGAAGCATCTCTTGGTATGACGCATTGCAATGTGTTAAAAGGACTACTTATAGTATccgatatttaaaaaaataaataaagaaagaaagaaatcatgAAAGTCTGCATTGACACATGTtcaaggtttaaaaaaagaaacaaatacacaaacttGTTGTACAACCATAAGACATCCAGGAATGTCAATCTGTTTATTCAATTAAGTCTAAAGTTGAAACTTCCTTTAAAAGTTGCAGTAAATACAACTCAATGCATTCactgtttgcaaatcattacaGATAGACAATAAATTGCCTTTTACTGCTGCGACCCAAGAGCCCCCAGCCCCGCCGCTAGCCTACCTGATGGAGGGGGCGACACGGACAGGCGCTCCGTGCTTCGGGTCGCAGCGGGGACACACCACTGCCGCATGGCTCCACTCGGGAAGGAGTTCCGCTCGAGGTGGACCTCCTAGAGACAGCAGACGTACCGCAGTGTGTCGCGGTGGTTAAAAGGCTATTAGCATGCTGGCAGACCGACAGCCTCAAGATGACTTGCCGGAAGGCTAATTTGGCTAAGCTAACGTCGCTAACTCCGGCTGGTTCCCTGGAGCCTGCTCTGAAACAATCCGTTAAGTCAAACGTTACTAATCAAATGAAATGCGGAAATAATCGCAGTcacgtttcaaaataaaagcacattcCACGCCATATTTAACGCAGcgatgtaaaaatgtaattttattttgaaaagcacAAGAAGCAAAGTTGCCACGGTTGTAAACATTGACGCCGTAGTCTGTCTGGTCTCGGCTAACTTATCTAAACTTGCACCTTGGTATTACAGTAATACAACCAAAATGTGTTGATACATAGCAGCAAATGTGGTGTCCATTCAGATTGCGAGCATTAATGGTGGCTGTTACTGTTGGGTTAGCTTTGTAGCTAGCAGTTAGCTCGTCGCTAGCACTGGGGTGGTCCCACGGCGGACGGCGTCTCGCTTACCTCTTCTCGGAGGCGGCGGACGGACAACTGCCCCCGGCTGGCTGGACGAAGACCGAGGGCTGGAAAGCTGTCAATAAAGAAAAGTGTCTATCGTCCCCCCAGTTCCCCGGCCCCCgagtttttgttattattattattattattttattttttacagccaGGAAAGGAGCACCCACCGCTGGGTCATGTTGTCTTTGGGCTATGCAGCAATAGTGtatgcaaatacagtacaaggaGTCTGGATTTATGACCCCCCTTCACCCGACACCACCGCCGTCAAGTACGTCTGGATTATTACGACTTCCGGTTGTGCTGTAAACACCGCACTAAACACCCAAACGGCACAGATGCAAATATATCTGCCTGCTTTAACTTATATCACACTTTTAGGctagaaaatgtaaacacagagcAAAGCTACACCCAGTGAGCACCATGTACCCTGATCTGTTTTGAACCAATGAGACAAATGGGAATTTATAACAATAATACTGGACATAGTTGTATTATACGTGTCTCGTTGACCCTCAAACGTCACACTGGACATGGATAGTGACAAATTATTACGATTACTATTAATGGTCTCACTGTTAATACCCCAATTCATCCACGCGGTGGCGCTAAAGGTACAATTAACAGTATATTTTCATGTATATTATAATCTTGGATCCCATAACTATAATGCTTTATTTCAATCATTTTATTAAAGTGATAAAAAAATGAAGCTtgaaaataaaacctttatttaggACTATTTTAGATAATAATAACTATGattgaaaatacatattttttaattatttaaaatgattaaataataCTTGAAATGATTAGAAATAAAAcgttttacaaattatttaaaaaaaataagaactagtatgattgaaaagaaaaacgCATTTAACAAAAGCCTGTGtatattctcattcattcagGTTATTTCATTCTGAGCAAGACATTGAATCCATTGCAAATAACCAGAATAGCCCCGCTACGATCGATTCAATGTCttgagaataaaaaataaataaatcaatcatatTAATTATTACATgaagaataatacaaaataaaaccttGAAAACTCAGTTACATTAATGAAATCCCTCACCCAGAAGTAGTTTGACAAGAACGACGACCttatcaataataatattaacagtaataatgataataataataataaattcatatttcagCAGTTTGTTGACTTTTATTAAATGGCAACCAGCTTTTGAAACCTAAATGATAGTAAAAGACAGGTGTGGCATCAACAAGAGCACCTGTGCTCACCTGTGACTTAATTAAAAACCAACAATGACGAATTACCATGTTGACTTTCAAGATAAAACTATGGTATTCACATTGACTTAATAAACCACTTTAAAAGCATTAGTTAGTTGACGCCCAAGTATGTATTCATATATCAACTGTAACCAAAATGTTAGTGCTGACAGAAAACtcagtacattttaaaatgccaaTTCTGGATGGGTaggatattttattttgaagatcgCGTCTGTCGACATGCTTGAGCTGCCAGACTTGCTCGGCTGGACGTGGGGAGAGGACATGCGGCTTTTCTATTAACGCTTAAAGCTGTGAGTCAGTATAACCGAATGGTGACCAGAAGGAGATGGCCAAAACAGGTATTTAAGATGTTTTAGATGCAATAtatgaaatgtttgtaaaatattatCAGGGTGTGGCTGGAGGGGATAAAGTTTGTGGGAACAACTAGACTCTTTAAATAATGTAAGGGCAATAATTATAGCTCAGTGAAATTTTCCATTTATCGTGACAATTATAGAGATGAgcaatattgtaaataatacaggTTTTGGTGTATTTTTACGTGCATAAGGTGGAATTATTTGCCGATGCTAAAATATATACCTCATTCATGACACAGAAATTGGAAACCCAATAAAAGTTGACCCACAATTTGGGAACCCTTGATGTGGTCACTAAACCACCATTCGAAAAAGAATACATATGGTCCAGCTGGGGGTTATAAGCTTTGTCCTCTATATAATGTTGTCCTGTACTTTTTAATTGTCCTTTCAATGAACATTTTGTCAGTACAAGCCGACAGTGGGGTCATTAATGATTAATGCGAGTGACATTTCTGTGTTTGACCTGGCTCGCATGTCTCCAGTCGATACAACAGCGGGACATTGAACCGGGGACGCCGCCACCGATGTAACGCTATCCAAACATTGCTTTCTCCACAGGGGTGTGTTGCGGCAGCCTGGAGGAGCCCACAGCCCTGATGAAGATGGGCCTCAGCATGGTGCTGGTGGGCCACATCAACTTCCTGTTGGGGGCTCTGGTGCACGGTGTAGTGCTCAGGCACATCAACCTCCACAAACAGGCCCGTGCCATGGAGTATGCCATCTCCAATGTGGTGGCTCTTGCGTCTGGACTAGTGGTGAGTGTTTTCTGTAAACACATTATCTGCAGTCTGTTTTGGTGAATTTGTATTGCTTTTCTCGGTTCACATACACTATTGTTCACACACGGACTTTAAAGAGTTAACACTGAggccatttgaactctgttgcttgccaaaacagcagcatcttAAAAGCATTGCTTGACATTCACACCCACGTTCTCTGCCATTTACAGTTACCTATGAAACATATTTAAGAAGCTTTTAAAATACAGCATTAGCAATGACTCATTGTTCATCATGTTACTGAAGTTTGTAAATTGATTATTGCAACAGTTCCATTCCACTTTTTACCTTTGATATCATTCATGTTAATGAAACATCGTTTTGACATTTGaactttattcctttatttttgttactgCAGGGAATCGTCGTTGGGATTCTAGCTATTGTCCtgtctaaaaacaagaaaagcagAGGCCTGGTGAGTAGTGTCAGTCTATATTTTATTGGTCTCAAAATGTAGActgtataatatttttgttatgcGCCTCTGACATCCAGCTAGTGTTTTGTCCAACACCAGTGTTTTCTTGACACATTCACgatacgtttttttttatttttcatttttattttttccccccctgcaaCTGTGTAGTTCAACTGCAATATCACCCTCATGAGGATTTTAAAAGCACCATAGCTAAATAGCTGCAGTTAATTACTTATAGAGGGTATGTTTTTAACTTGCAAAAAGACCTAAAAACATATAACACCCATATGTAATGAtgtaattttcaataaaaaatgaagGAACCTCTGCCATAGACAGGTGACAAATGTTCAAACCCTGTTGTCTTAAAACTGCTCTCTTGCCAACTGTCAGCTGTCAGGCTGCTCAGACAAGAGTGGCAAGGTGGCGAATTTACACCAATGAGTGAAACTTGCCTTCATAAACCACTCCCCGTTGGCCTTTTGTTCGTCTGCAGGAGTGTCAACTGTGCCTTACGGCACTATCAGCTGCCTACCATCTCTTTTGTTAATCATACAGTTGTCACGGAGTACTGATATTATCATTGCTAATTGGATCTCTTAAAAAATAACAGTGTATAAATGCTATCAGATGATAACCCACTGCATAGAGCCagaataataaacatacagAGGAACATAGCCACAATCGGTCAAGGCTGGTTGACTATAGTTATAATTTcaacaccatttatttatttatttgaattaacAAGTTTTCTAgccatgtttatttttaacaaactaACTAACATCAGTATTGTCATTGAAAAGGCAGGTTTTTAGGATTTGATTTtagtttggagtttgcatgtgagtTTGTTTGTATCTTAATCACAGACATGGTCCCTCTTCAGTGTGAGCCTGGCGTCGTCGCTCCTGGCGTCGGCGTCGGCTGTCGGCCTCCTGGTGTCCGTGGTGAGGGCCATCATCCACGGCGGTCGGAGCCTGCTGACGCACTGTCGCTTCCCCGATGCCATCGGCTACTCCAGCATCACCAACGAGTGTCCTTTCGACCCCACGCGCATCTATGTAAGTGTGTTAACGCATATGCCCCTGACCTTTTTCACTGTTCTATAGCCTAAACTGAGCAGAGAGCAGCCAGGTTACAAATGCGATTGCATCAGAATTACTAAGTAGCTAATGGTTTTAGATATTGGTAATTTACCTTCCAAAATGAACTACTTTGCTAGCTGAAAAACACGCTAGCTATGTAGCTAATCCTATTATCTAACTTGCTAGCTAACCAAAATAGCAGGTTAATTATATTGTCTAACTAGTTTGCCAGATGACAATTAGCTTGCTGGATATTGAATGAAACAATGTTGTTCTAGTGTTGGTAATGAACGTAGTTCGAGCTGACCAACTAAAATTGCTAGTTAGTGTTGGGTAGAAAATGGCTGTTAGTTTGCTATGTCGATAGGATTAGCTAGCTGGCTAGTTGTGTTTGCAAACACCTAGCTGCCAAATAGCTAATGCTACTAACCAACTATTTCTGCCTAATCCTACTGCACTGAGTTCGCTAGCAAGCAAGTTAGATAATAGATACTAGTTGGCCCAGCTAGCTGCTAAAtctaattttctttctaatagGTTTGCTATTTGAACTAGCTAGATAATCCCATCTACTGAGGTAATTAACCCGTTTTCCAGCTAACCCTACTTACTGGCTTGCTCGTTGATCCGCTAGTAATTTAACTGCTTGGATCATTAGCAGGATTaggaataaaaataatgttgGTTAGTCGCATTATTTTTTACTAGTTTGCTATCATACAAAGTATCTCTCCTCATAGCTAATGCTTCTAAccagcaattattattttttgtgccTAATCCTACTAATTAAGTAGTTTCTTATCTGATCACCTAACTTGCTAGCTAGCTGTAGTATGGATGCCAAAGTATGATGTCTATGATATACAAAGTAGCTTTTAAAGGAGTTCTTATAACATAGCTGCTTTTCAGACGTGTTCAGCTCTTGTTTTATTCATAGAAGTAAACACAACCTCCACACCTAGACTTGCAGACTAGGTGTGGAGGTTGTGTATCGCATCAACAGCCTCACTTAAGTGGATGTACTCAAGCCTCTGATTGAACCTTACACGGTGCAGCTGCTGTCTACATCTAACAGTCGGATGCTCCCCTCCATTAGAGCACCACTCTGATCCTTTGGGTGCCTCTCATCGTGACTTGTGTGGTCCAGTTGATCTTTTCCGCCCGCTGCCTGTCCGTGTGCGTTTCCTTCCTGGGTCTGCCCTGCCGGCCGCACAGGAAGCAGCCCAGAGAGGCCCGAGCGGGGATCAAAGCGATAAGGCCGCTGGAGGAACTGGTTGAATCTCGTGTCAACAACGCAAAGCGGCACATAGAAACTCCGCCTCCACTTCCCGCCAAGCGCTACACCGAACCCCCGAGAAGCTACAGTGAACCCAGAAGACCGGTGTCACAACCGGTCAGGCAACAGCGGCCCCATCCTCCCCCGCCATACCACAGGAGCCTCCCCCCCGCAGAGAGGCGGCCTCTTCGCCAGCAGCCTCGCTGGGAAAGCTCGCCGAGGCCCGACGCCGCACAAGGGAGCCAGCAGCGACCTCCGGAACAGCGCCACCTATTGGAGAGAGGCGCTCTGGAACGATCCAGTTTCTGGATATAGTCTGAAGGACAAGGACTGCTTTTTATTTCACACTGCACCTCAACTTCAACTTGCACAcattggccacttcattagatacacttgcacaatcttttgtttgcctttttgtcaTAGAGAATAATTTTCCTAGGATCCTAGGACCAAGGGCCATActtattttttgaaaacatttggtgCCACAAATACAATGACATCCCCTGAGTTAACACTGTTTGCTATTGCATCTGGTTTACAACTGCACTTTGTCATACTGCCAAATATGATCAAAGAAACTCAACATATtagaacttctttttttttttctcttcctaaAATTTCCTCCCCCATTCATTATTGTAAAATTGACTTTAGTACAGTTTTGTGGGGTGGGGACTCCTTAAGTGTATTGCgataaaattgttttatttccttgtaatattttcatattttatgcaGTGCATTTATACTTGTCAAACGAATACCtccctgacagtgtcaatcaaaattgtaTCAAAaacctttaatttttttcatacatttctcATTAGCTTTTTATGCAGCTGTTTCTAATGTTGTGGACCATGAGTGTTTCAGTATTAGGGATGGGCCTTACAATAGATCAGGTTATCATGAAGTATTGATTGGATTGTTTGGAATTGATGGATTGTCTTGAAGTAAGTGAGGCAAAATGAGGTGCAACTAGTGGAGGTGCTGTTGATTAACTCAACttgtttgctgtctaaagaggTACATGAATTATGGGAAGCTGAGATGCATCACAAATGGTCCTCATTTATCAATATGTATCAGTTAAGTATTTATAAGTCTAAATTAAGATAAATGGATAATTAATTTCCCCCAATTAATTGATAAAGGaatttttaaactgttttaacTTAATCGCCATGTGGTCTTTACACCTGACAAATACTGTACTATGTGAGGGTGTGTCTTTACCACCGTGTGTTTTGTGTAAACTACTTTAAgccagtattttatttattaccttttcaaaataaacatttgagtcatcagctgttttgtgttttgcttttagtAGAGCATATTCGTTGTGTGGTAATGTTTGC
This is a stretch of genomic DNA from Phycodurus eques isolate BA_2022a chromosome 20, UOR_Pequ_1.1, whole genome shotgun sequence. It encodes these proteins:
- the tmem54b gene encoding transmembrane protein 54b — its product is MAKTGVCCGSLEEPTALMKMGLSMVLVGHINFLLGALVHGVVLRHINLHKQARAMEYAISNVVALASGLVGIVVGILAIVLSKNKKSRGLTWSLFSVSLASSLLASASAVGLLVSVVRAIIHGGRSLLTHCRFPDAIGYSSITNECPFDPTRIYSTTLILWVPLIVTCVVQLIFSARCLSVCVSFLGLPCRPHRKQPREARAGIKAIRPLEELVESRVNNAKRHIETPPPLPAKRYTEPPRSYSEPRRPVSQPVRQQRPHPPPPYHRSLPPAERRPLRQQPRWESSPRPDAAQGSQQRPPEQRHLLERGALERSSFWI